One window from the genome of Actinoplanes teichomyceticus ATCC 31121 encodes:
- a CDS encoding carbohydrate kinase family protein, protein MGYAVVLGEALIDLLEAEQDGDLIYRQAIGGAPLNVAVGVTRLGGRVEYAGSLSGDVLGDRIAAFLRAAGVGDRGVRRVDVPTTLAVTTFEGAEPTFTFYGEPPSYALLAPADLDRTAIAGAGLLYAGSICLLREPFRATARDAWARCGGIRVFDPNVRPKLLPDDAAVTALRYLVEEYFATADLVKLSSADAQVLYGDADPAAAAERIRALGAGAVVVTCGARGAHVAAADGTALLPAPAVTAVDATGAGDSVMAALISRLLSGGLPADLAGWQRHVRFALAVAGLVCERHGGATAMPTSDEVAARWGDI, encoded by the coding sequence ATGGGCTACGCGGTGGTGCTCGGTGAGGCACTGATCGACCTGCTGGAGGCGGAGCAGGACGGCGACCTGATCTACCGTCAGGCGATCGGCGGCGCGCCGCTCAACGTCGCCGTCGGGGTGACCCGGCTGGGCGGCCGGGTGGAGTACGCCGGATCGCTCAGCGGCGACGTGCTCGGCGACCGGATCGCCGCGTTCCTGCGCGCGGCCGGCGTCGGCGACCGGGGCGTGCGCCGGGTCGACGTGCCGACCACGCTCGCGGTCACCACGTTCGAGGGCGCCGAGCCGACCTTCACGTTCTACGGGGAGCCCCCCTCGTACGCCCTTCTCGCCCCCGCGGACCTGGACCGCACCGCGATCGCCGGCGCCGGCCTGCTCTATGCCGGCTCCATCTGCCTGCTCCGCGAGCCGTTCCGGGCGACTGCCCGGGACGCGTGGGCCCGGTGCGGCGGCATCCGGGTCTTCGACCCCAACGTCCGTCCCAAGCTGCTGCCCGACGACGCCGCGGTGACCGCCCTGCGCTACCTCGTCGAGGAGTACTTCGCCACCGCTGACCTGGTCAAGCTCAGCTCCGCCGACGCGCAGGTGCTCTACGGCGACGCGGACCCGGCAGCCGCCGCCGAGCGGATCCGCGCGCTGGGCGCGGGCGCGGTGGTGGTGACCTGCGGGGCCCGTGGCGCGCACGTGGCCGCGGCGGACGGCACGGCGCTGCTGCCCGCCCCGGCGGTCACCGCGGTGGACGCCACCGGCGCCGGTGACTCGGTGATGGCCGCGCTGATCAGCCGCCTGCTGTCCGGCGGGCTGCCGGCGGATCTGGCCGGCTGGCAGCGGCACGTCCGATTCGCCCTCGCGGTGGCCGGGCTGGTCTGCGAACGTCACGGTGGGGCGACGGCCATGCCCACCTCGGACGAGGTCGCCGCCCGCTGGGGCGACATCTGA
- a CDS encoding PH domain-containing protein, giving the protein MNEPAVPTVVDALQPWPDTVRWRPVSSKLITVELIGLAIWQAVLLIGLGVGWLVGRQWGWLAGLGAVLLLGLWRAAVAVRAVRAWGYAERDNDLMVRHGLLVRRLTIVPYARMQFVDVTAGPIERAFGLATVQLHTAAAASDARVPGLPPDEAARLRDRLTALGEDRAEGL; this is encoded by the coding sequence GTGAACGAGCCCGCGGTGCCCACCGTCGTCGATGCCCTGCAGCCGTGGCCGGACACGGTCCGCTGGCGTCCGGTCTCCAGCAAGCTGATCACTGTGGAGCTGATCGGGCTGGCCATCTGGCAGGCGGTCCTGCTCATCGGGCTCGGCGTCGGCTGGCTCGTCGGCCGGCAGTGGGGCTGGCTCGCCGGCCTGGGCGCGGTGCTGCTGCTCGGGCTCTGGCGCGCGGCCGTCGCCGTCCGGGCCGTCCGGGCCTGGGGGTACGCCGAGCGCGACAACGACCTGATGGTCCGGCACGGCCTGCTGGTCCGGCGGCTCACCATCGTGCCGTACGCCCGGATGCAGTTCGTCGACGTCACCGCCGGACCGATCGAGCGCGCGTTCGGGCTGGCCACCGTGCAGCTGCACACCGCGGCCGCGGCCAGCGACGCCCGGGTGCCCGGCCTGCCACCGGACGAGGCGGCCCGGTTGCGCGACCGGCTCACCGCCCTCGGCGAGGACCGGGCCGAGGGCCTGTGA
- a CDS encoding superoxide dismutase family protein — MFALSQLAAGLALAGLTAVPAPGPAVFQTWEPGAQAITYDPELVPVGATAHVEFSSTGSNLWVQLDVTGLVPGRGYGAHMHVAECDRDPKAAGPHYQHRHDPAATTAKPSTDPAYANPANEIWLDFTTDAQGAATVRREQHWMFSHERLPKSLILHAETTRTTPGAAGTAGARVGCLNLPFGYERMGGR; from the coding sequence ATGTTTGCACTATCTCAACTAGCAGCCGGCCTGGCCCTCGCCGGCCTGACCGCCGTCCCGGCGCCCGGCCCCGCCGTCTTCCAGACGTGGGAGCCCGGCGCCCAGGCGATCACCTACGACCCCGAGCTGGTGCCGGTGGGCGCCACCGCACACGTCGAGTTCAGCTCGACCGGCAGCAATCTCTGGGTGCAGCTCGACGTGACCGGGCTGGTGCCGGGCCGCGGATACGGCGCGCACATGCACGTCGCCGAGTGCGACCGGGACCCCAAGGCGGCCGGCCCGCATTACCAGCACCGGCACGATCCGGCCGCGACCACGGCCAAACCGTCGACCGATCCGGCATACGCCAACCCCGCGAACGAGATCTGGCTGGACTTCACCACGGACGCGCAGGGCGCGGCGACGGTGCGCCGTGAGCAGCACTGGATGTTCTCCCACGAGCGGCTGCCGAAGTCGCTGATCCTGCACGCGGAGACGACCCGGACCACGCCCGGTGCAGCCGGGACGGCGGGGGCCCGGGTCGGCTGCCTGAACCTGCCGTTCGGGTACGAGAGGATGGGCGGGCGCTGA
- a CDS encoding thioesterase family protein gives MELPEFAPGLNARVELTVTDADTAQSIGSGDVPVLATPRVLALAEAATVAATARQIPGGITTVGTRATVEHRAPTPVGRKVLAHARLVGVDGRKLLFHVEVRDGETVVAEVHVERTVLDRTRFIARALGD, from the coding sequence ATGGAGCTACCGGAGTTCGCTCCCGGTCTCAACGCCCGGGTGGAGTTGACGGTCACCGATGCCGACACCGCCCAGTCCATCGGCTCCGGCGACGTGCCGGTGCTGGCCACGCCCCGGGTGCTGGCGCTCGCCGAGGCCGCCACGGTGGCCGCGACCGCGCGACAGATCCCGGGTGGAATCACCACTGTCGGCACCCGGGCCACGGTGGAACACCGGGCGCCGACGCCGGTCGGGCGCAAGGTGCTCGCCCACGCCAGACTCGTCGGCGTGGACGGGCGCAAGCTGCTCTTCCACGTCGAGGTCCGGGACGGCGAGACCGTGGTCGCCGAGGTCCACGTCGAGCGCACCGTCCTCGACCGGACGCGCTTCATCGCCCGTGCCCTCGGCGACTGA
- a CDS encoding AAA family ATPase: MAQPSTPETETSPEGAAPVPPAHDASQLERAMFEVKRVIVGQDRMVERMFVALLARGHCLLEGVPGVAKTLAVETLAKVVGGTFSRVQFTPDLVPADIVGTRIYRQSSEQFDVELGPVFVNFLLADEINRAPAKVQSALLEVMAEHQVSIGGKSYDVPDPFLVMATQNPIEQEGVYPLPEAQRDRFLMKIIVGYPTDAEEREIVYRMGVSAPEPKQVFTPADLLALQRRADQVFVHNALVDYTVRLVLATRAPAQHGMPDVAQLIQYGASPRASLGIVRATRALALLRGRDYALPQDLQDVAPDILRHRLVLSYDALADDIPADHIVARIMQAVPMPSVASRQGTSPHGGPVAPGAHPNGAQPTSGVPAAMAYPAQGNPAWPGQPQP, encoded by the coding sequence GTGGCGCAGCCCAGCACGCCCGAGACCGAGACGAGCCCGGAGGGGGCCGCGCCGGTCCCGCCGGCACACGACGCGTCGCAGCTGGAGCGGGCGATGTTCGAGGTCAAACGGGTCATCGTCGGCCAGGACCGGATGGTCGAGCGGATGTTCGTGGCGCTGCTGGCCCGCGGCCACTGCCTGTTGGAGGGCGTGCCCGGCGTGGCCAAGACGCTGGCCGTGGAGACCCTGGCCAAGGTGGTCGGCGGCACCTTCTCCCGGGTCCAGTTCACCCCGGACCTGGTGCCCGCCGACATCGTCGGCACCCGGATCTACCGGCAGAGCAGCGAGCAGTTCGACGTCGAGCTCGGGCCGGTGTTCGTGAACTTCCTGCTCGCCGACGAGATCAACCGGGCGCCGGCCAAGGTGCAGTCGGCGCTGCTCGAGGTGATGGCCGAGCACCAGGTGTCGATCGGCGGCAAGAGCTACGACGTGCCGGACCCGTTCCTGGTGATGGCCACGCAGAACCCGATCGAGCAGGAGGGCGTCTACCCGCTGCCCGAGGCGCAGCGGGACCGGTTCCTGATGAAGATCATCGTGGGGTACCCGACCGACGCCGAGGAGCGCGAGATCGTCTACCGGATGGGGGTGAGCGCGCCCGAGCCCAAACAGGTGTTCACCCCGGCCGACCTGCTCGCCCTGCAACGCCGGGCGGACCAGGTGTTCGTGCACAACGCCCTGGTCGACTACACGGTCCGGCTGGTGCTGGCCACCCGCGCGCCGGCCCAGCACGGCATGCCGGACGTCGCCCAGCTGATTCAGTACGGCGCCAGTCCGCGTGCCTCGCTCGGCATCGTCCGCGCCACCCGGGCGCTCGCCCTGCTCCGCGGCCGTGACTACGCGCTGCCGCAGGACCTGCAGGACGTCGCGCCGGACATCCTGCGGCACCGGCTGGTGCTCAGCTACGACGCGCTGGCCGACGACATCCCGGCCGACCACATCGTGGCCCGGATCATGCAGGCCGTACCGATGCCGTCGGTCGCTTCCCGGCAGGGCACCTCGCCGCACGGTGGCCCGGTCGCGCCGGGTGCCCACCCGAACGGGGCGCAGCCGACCAGCGGCGTGCCGGCCGCCA